A region of Lycium barbarum isolate Lr01 chromosome 1, ASM1917538v2, whole genome shotgun sequence DNA encodes the following proteins:
- the LOC132628278 gene encoding tryptophan synthase beta chain 1, with product MAFSSTISPKNCRLSSSSSSNFPKSQDPPLKFNKFTLYPSKNPLPIACVLTEKQSMAAEPAVLQRPDAFGRFGKFGGKYVPETLMHALDELETAFKSLATDEAFQKELDGILKDYVGRESPLYFAERLTEHYKRPDGEGPLIYLKREDLNHTGAHKINNAVAQALLAKRLGKKRIIAETGAGQHGVATATVCARFGLECIIYMGAQDMERQALNVFRMKLLGAEVRGVHSGTATLKDATSEAIRDWVTNVETTHYILGSVAGPHPYPMMVREFHAVIGKETRKQALEKWGGKPDVLVACVGGGSNAIGLFHEFVDDKDVRLIGVEAAGFGIDSGKHAATLTMGEVGVLHGAMSYLLQDEDGQIVEPHSISAGLDYPGVGPEHSFLKDLGRAEYYSITDEEALEAFKRLSRLEGIIPALETSHALAYLEKLCPTLPNGTKVVLNCSGRGDKDVQTAIKYLKV from the exons ATGGCCTTCTCCTCCACCATTTCTCCCAAAAATTGCCGCCTCTCTTCTTCCTCATCCTCCAACTTCCCTAAATCCCAAGATCCACCCCTCAAATTCAACAAATTTACACTTTACCCCTCAAAGAATCCTCTTCCCATTGCTTGTGTTCTTACAGAAAAACAATCAATGGCGGCTGAACCGGCGGTTCTTCAACGACCCGATGCGTTTGGCCGGTTCGGTAAATTTGGCGGGAAATATGTACCTGAAACCCTAATGCACGCGCTTGATGAACTTGAAACCGCGTTTAAATCACTCGCTACAGATGAAGCTTTTCAG AAAGAGCTAGATGGAATATTGAAAGATTATGTAGGCAGAGAGAGCCCTCTTTATTTTGCAGAACGACTTACTGAGCACTACAAGCGTCCAGATGGCGAAGGGCCTCTGATCTACCTGAAAAGGGAAGATCTTAACCACACTGGTGCCCACAAAATCAATAATGCTGTTGCCCAAGCTTTGCTTGCCAAGCGCTTGGGCAAGAAACGCATCATTGCTGAGACAGGGGCAGGTCAGCATGGTGTTGCCACCGCTACTGTTTGTGCTCGCTTTGGTTTGGAATGTATTATCTATATGGGTGCTCAAGATATGGAGAGACAAGCACTAAATGTCTTCAGAATGAAGCTTCTTGGAGCTGAG GTTAGAGGAGTCCACTCTGGGACTGCTACGCTCAAGGATGCCACTTCAGAGGCTATAAGGGATTGGGTTACAAATGTCGAAACAACTCATTACATACTTGGATCTGTTGCCGGACCTCATCCGTACCCCATGATGGTAAGAGAGTTCCATGCAGTGATTGGCAAAGAAACAAGGAAACAAGCATTGGAAAAATGGGGTGGGAAACCAGACGTGCTTGTTGCTTGTGTTGGTGGAGGCTCAAATGCTATCGGACTGTTTCATGAGTTTGTTGATGATAAAGATGTCAGGTTGATTGGTGTAGAGGCTGCTGGTTTTGGTATAGACAGTGGAAAACATGCTGCAACTCTGACAATGGGAGAGGTTGGAGTACTGCACGGAGCTATGAGCTATCTGCTGCAAGATGAAGATGGACAGATAGTTGAGCCCCATTCCATCAGTGCCGG ATTGGATTACCCTGGAGTTGGGCCAGAGCACAGCTTTTTGAAAGACTTGGGACGAGCAGAGTATTATAGCATTACTGATGAAGAGGCTTTAGAAG CCTTCAAGCGATTATCTCGGTTAGAGGGCATTATACCTGCGCTCGAAACATCTCATGCACTGGCTTACTTGGAGAAGTTGTGTCCAACTCTACCCAATGGGACTAAGGTGGTGCTTAACTGCAGTGGTAGAGGAGATAAAGATGTTCAGACAGCTATTAAGTATTTGAAGGTTTGA
- the LOC132628284 gene encoding uncharacterized protein LOC132628284 isoform X1, with protein sequence MGGEEKYKEFDYHIRCLSSSARDSNFANDPVSDPSLLNSVKSLCDLCRSEKSEDLIARVYPHLNRIFQRCVSSITQSQTSNGLLLLAILQFFLDFGDVVLHDADPNLRTFFKSCLSREFADPIVAEATLDFLNANKKKFSSSFPTLLPQFFPLLLKLFAWNGEKLEKAFHRICPALISQGSFLPQLPSIVDLPILVVALERVEKSSGSLVGSGIASMQKSTAPEMLLALMDEAYTGSTIGDGGADSESEDSSTIAVADPFFLELLKDENDGLAERHWASPAVTATLQAAVSAPMSDRLKQALRMTPRLLDIYTAIAIREVDDSLLCALVPLLMARYSNLFPEKLFLYEVQKRILELMLAAFSRAPNFIALLKKPIVDRLGEAYDSPAKTELALQLCWAIGEYGGGGEAHKDAARELFESLELLLYENLSSSRLGLRESALGSDSAKFRKSSQSRLLCFVVTAIAKLATYHRELLPRARVSLTKVARSRISDARVWKRARDYLGLMNEPAICLSVLGPCESSSKGTQKPGTVNWSEGGTKMVSHLPFYLLGEQEGPPHDFSLRDVLPGR encoded by the exons ATGGGGGGAGAAGAGAAATACAAAGAGTTTGATTATCATATAAGATGTTTATCTTCAAGTGCTAGAGACTCCAATTTCGCTAACGACCCTGTTTCCGATCCTTCTCTCCTCAATTCC GTCAAAAGTCTTTGCGATTTATGTAGAAGTGAGAAATCAGAAGATTTGATTGCTAGGGTTTATCCTCATCTGAATAGGATATTTCAGCGATGTGTTTCTTCAATTACGCAGTCTCAAACCTCGAATGGTCTTCTTCTTTTG GCTATACTCCAGTTTTTTCTTGACTTTGGAGATGTGGTCCTGCATGATGCTGATCCTAATTTACGGACTTTTTTTAAATCATGCTTGAGCCG TGAGTTTGCAGACCCTATTGTTGCAGAAGCAACCCTTGACTTTCTGAATGCAAACAAGAAAAAATTTTCAAGTTCGTTTCCTACTTTGCTGCCCCAG TTTTTCCCGTTATTGCTCAAGCTATTTGCATGGAATGGGGAGAA ATTGGAAAAAGCATTTCATAGAATATGTCCGGCTTTGATTTCCCAGGGGTCATTTCTTCCACAACTTCCATCGATCGTTGACTTGCCTA TTTTGGTTGTGGCACTGGAAAGGGTGGAGAAGAGTTCAGGATCACTGGTTGGCAGTGGCATAGCTTCAATGCAGAAGAGTACAGCTCCAGAG ATGTTGTTAGCGCTCATGGATGAAGCATATACTGGATCAACCATAGGAGATGGAGGAGCGGACTCTGAATCAGAGGATAGCTCCACAATTGCAGTAGCTGATCCATTCTTTCTTGAGCTTCTCAAGGATGAGAATGATGGTCTAGCT GAACGCCATTGGGCTTCTCCTGCTGTAACTGCGACTTTACAAGCAGCAGTTAGTGCGCCTATGTCTGATAGGCTGAAACAAGCACTGAGAATGACACCTCGACTGCTTGATATATATACTGCTATAGCAATCCGGGAAGTTGATGACT CTCTTCTATGTGCTCTGGTTCCCCTACTTATGGCAAGATATTCCAATCTATTTCCAGAAAAATTATTCTTGTACGAG GTGCAAAAGAGGATCTTAGAGCTCATGCTTGCTGCCTTTAGTCGAGCTCCCAATTTCATTGCACTTCTGAAG AAGCCTATAGTGGACAGACTTGGAGAAGCTTATGATAGTCCGGCAAAG ACTGAATTGGCATTACAATTATGCTGGGCAATTGGGGAGTATGGAGGTGGTGGTGAAGCCCACAAAGATGCTGCTCGTGAACTCTTCGAGAGCTTGGAATTGCTTCTGTACGAAAACCTTTCGTCAAG CCGTCTGGGTCTGCGTGAATCAGCTCTTGGGTCCGATTCTGCAAAATTCAGAAAATCATCACAATCAAGGCTATTATGTTTTGTGGTGACTGCCATTGCAAAGCTTGCCACGTATCACCGCGAACTGTTGCCCAGGGCCCGTGTATCCTTGACAAAG GTTGCACGTTCGCGAATCTCAGATGCAAGGGTGTGGAAGCGTGCACGTGATTATTTGGGTCTGATGAATGAACCTGCTATATGTTTGTCTGTCTTGGGCCCTTGTGAATCTTCA
- the LOC132628284 gene encoding uncharacterized protein LOC132628284 isoform X2 encodes MGGEEKYKEFDYHIRCLSSSARDSNFANDPVSDPSLLNSVKSLCDLCRSEKSEDLIARVYPHLNRIFQRCVSSITQSQTSNGLLLLAILQFFLDFGDVVLHDADPNLRTFFKSCLSREFADPIVAEATLDFLNANKKKFSSSFPTLLPQFFPLLLKLFAWNGEKLEKAFHRICPALISQGSFLPQLPSIVDLPILVVALERVEKSSGSLVGSGIASMQKSTAPEMLLALMDEAYTGSTIGDGGADSESEDSSTIAVADPFFLELLKDENDGLAERHWASPAVTATLQAAVSAPMSDRLKQALRMTPRLLDIYTAIAIREVDDSLLCALVPLLMARYSNLFPEKLFLYEVQKRILELMLAAFSRAPNFIALLKKPIVDRLGEAYDSPAKTELALQLCWAIGEYGGGGEAHKDAARELFESLELLLYENLSSSSWVRFCKIQKIITIKAIMFCGDCHCKACHVSPRTVAQGPCILDKGCTFANLRCKGVEACT; translated from the exons ATGGGGGGAGAAGAGAAATACAAAGAGTTTGATTATCATATAAGATGTTTATCTTCAAGTGCTAGAGACTCCAATTTCGCTAACGACCCTGTTTCCGATCCTTCTCTCCTCAATTCC GTCAAAAGTCTTTGCGATTTATGTAGAAGTGAGAAATCAGAAGATTTGATTGCTAGGGTTTATCCTCATCTGAATAGGATATTTCAGCGATGTGTTTCTTCAATTACGCAGTCTCAAACCTCGAATGGTCTTCTTCTTTTG GCTATACTCCAGTTTTTTCTTGACTTTGGAGATGTGGTCCTGCATGATGCTGATCCTAATTTACGGACTTTTTTTAAATCATGCTTGAGCCG TGAGTTTGCAGACCCTATTGTTGCAGAAGCAACCCTTGACTTTCTGAATGCAAACAAGAAAAAATTTTCAAGTTCGTTTCCTACTTTGCTGCCCCAG TTTTTCCCGTTATTGCTCAAGCTATTTGCATGGAATGGGGAGAA ATTGGAAAAAGCATTTCATAGAATATGTCCGGCTTTGATTTCCCAGGGGTCATTTCTTCCACAACTTCCATCGATCGTTGACTTGCCTA TTTTGGTTGTGGCACTGGAAAGGGTGGAGAAGAGTTCAGGATCACTGGTTGGCAGTGGCATAGCTTCAATGCAGAAGAGTACAGCTCCAGAG ATGTTGTTAGCGCTCATGGATGAAGCATATACTGGATCAACCATAGGAGATGGAGGAGCGGACTCTGAATCAGAGGATAGCTCCACAATTGCAGTAGCTGATCCATTCTTTCTTGAGCTTCTCAAGGATGAGAATGATGGTCTAGCT GAACGCCATTGGGCTTCTCCTGCTGTAACTGCGACTTTACAAGCAGCAGTTAGTGCGCCTATGTCTGATAGGCTGAAACAAGCACTGAGAATGACACCTCGACTGCTTGATATATATACTGCTATAGCAATCCGGGAAGTTGATGACT CTCTTCTATGTGCTCTGGTTCCCCTACTTATGGCAAGATATTCCAATCTATTTCCAGAAAAATTATTCTTGTACGAG GTGCAAAAGAGGATCTTAGAGCTCATGCTTGCTGCCTTTAGTCGAGCTCCCAATTTCATTGCACTTCTGAAG AAGCCTATAGTGGACAGACTTGGAGAAGCTTATGATAGTCCGGCAAAG ACTGAATTGGCATTACAATTATGCTGGGCAATTGGGGAGTATGGAGGTGGTGGTGAAGCCCACAAAGATGCTGCTCGTGAACTCTTCGAGAGCTTGGAATTGCTTCTGTACGAAAACCTTTCGTCAAG CTCTTGGGTCCGATTCTGCAAAATTCAGAAAATCATCACAATCAAGGCTATTATGTTTTGTGGTGACTGCCATTGCAAAGCTTGCCACGTATCACCGCGAACTGTTGCCCAGGGCCCGTGTATCCTTGACAAAG GTTGCACGTTCGCGAATCTCAGATGCAAGGGTGTGGAAGCGTGCACGTGA